From Diaminobutyricibacter sp. McL0608, one genomic window encodes:
- a CDS encoding ABC transporter permease, whose product MNAFIAGVRSEFTKIGTTRMWWLLAIVLFLYIGLISGGLATLFGLISTGKITRGNGGNEGAAAAIFHNLAPVVYSFATSVGYVFPVLLGALATTGEYRHQTLTPTFLANPRRGQVLGAKVTSTFIVGAVYGVVALVAAVGIGALALSIVGVDTALGDSAIWAQIGRSILAMALWALIGVGLGTLVPNQVATIVIVLAFTQFVEPLLRLATSFSEVTANIGKFLPGAASDALVGASVFTISSPAAATAAALEWWQGGLVLAAYAAIFVIAGYFVSWRRDIS is encoded by the coding sequence GTGAACGCCTTCATCGCCGGTGTGCGCTCGGAATTCACGAAGATCGGCACGACCCGCATGTGGTGGCTGCTCGCGATCGTGCTGTTCCTCTACATCGGGCTGATCTCGGGAGGCCTGGCCACGCTGTTCGGGCTGATCTCGACAGGCAAGATCACCCGGGGCAACGGCGGCAACGAAGGCGCGGCGGCTGCGATCTTCCACAACCTGGCCCCCGTCGTCTACAGTTTCGCGACCTCGGTCGGCTACGTGTTCCCCGTGCTGCTCGGCGCACTGGCGACGACAGGCGAATACCGTCACCAGACGCTGACGCCGACCTTCCTCGCCAACCCCCGGCGCGGGCAGGTCCTCGGGGCGAAGGTCACCTCCACCTTCATCGTCGGTGCGGTCTACGGAGTCGTCGCGCTGGTCGCTGCGGTCGGCATCGGCGCGCTCGCGCTCTCCATCGTGGGGGTCGACACCGCTCTCGGCGACTCCGCGATCTGGGCGCAGATCGGGCGTTCCATTCTCGCGATGGCCCTCTGGGCCCTCATCGGGGTCGGGCTCGGCACGCTGGTGCCCAACCAGGTCGCGACCATTGTGATCGTGCTGGCCTTCACCCAATTCGTCGAGCCGCTTCTGCGCCTGGCGACATCGTTCTCGGAGGTCACGGCGAACATCGGCAAATTCCTGCCCGGTGCCGCCAGCGATGCGCTCGTCGGCGCCAGTGTGTTCACGATCTCGTCGCCGGCCGCAGCGACCGCGGCGGCACTCGAGTGGTGGCAGGGCGGGCTCGTGCTCGCCGCCTACGCCGCGATCTTCGTGATCGCGGGGTACTTCGTGAGCTGGCGCCGCGATATCAGTTGA
- a CDS encoding ABC transporter ATP-binding protein, protein MPTGVPIEISGLTKHFGPIAAVNDLSFTVEPGRVTGFLGPNGAGKTTTLRMLLGLITPTTGTATFGGVPYAHLESPLTSVGAALEAASFHPGRTARNHLRVYAQAARLDPATVGTALQKVGLSDYADRRVGGYSLGMRQRLGLAFALMGDPGVLVLDEPVNGLDPEGIKWIRLFLRELANEGRTILISSHLLSEVQQSVDEVIIIAKGELVHRGTLASLDPAGGPQTIVESPDRPALIGALRASGFTVSELRSGVLVEDAEPAQVGHVAFVAGIELSSLHRHRSGLEESFLSLVGEGGSL, encoded by the coding sequence TTGCCGACCGGCGTACCGATCGAGATTTCCGGCCTGACCAAACACTTCGGCCCCATCGCGGCCGTCAACGACTTGAGTTTCACGGTGGAGCCCGGTCGGGTCACCGGGTTCCTCGGACCGAACGGCGCGGGCAAGACGACGACGCTGCGCATGCTGCTCGGCCTGATCACCCCGACGACAGGCACAGCGACGTTCGGCGGCGTGCCGTATGCGCACCTCGAATCACCCTTGACGTCCGTCGGAGCGGCACTCGAGGCAGCGAGCTTCCACCCGGGACGGACCGCACGCAATCACCTGCGTGTGTACGCCCAGGCGGCCCGCCTCGACCCGGCGACGGTCGGCACCGCGCTGCAGAAAGTGGGGCTGAGCGACTACGCCGACCGGCGCGTCGGCGGATACTCGCTCGGCATGCGGCAGCGGCTCGGCCTCGCGTTCGCGCTCATGGGCGACCCGGGGGTGCTGGTGCTCGACGAGCCGGTCAACGGCCTCGACCCTGAGGGCATCAAATGGATCAGGCTCTTCCTGCGCGAGCTCGCCAACGAAGGCCGAACGATCCTGATCAGCTCGCACCTGCTCTCCGAGGTGCAGCAGAGCGTCGACGAAGTCATCATCATCGCCAAGGGCGAGCTCGTGCATCGCGGGACGCTCGCCAGCCTCGACCCGGCGGGCGGTCCGCAGACGATCGTCGAGTCCCCCGACCGGCCGGCACTCATCGGCGCGCTCCGCGCATCCGGTTTCACCGTCTCGGAGCTGCGCAGCGGCGTGCTCGTCGAGGATGCGGAACCCGCCCAGGTGGGACACGTGGCGTTCGTCGCCGGCATCGAGCTGAGCTCCCTGCATCGGCATCGATCGGGACTCGAAGAATCGTTCCTCTCACTCGTCGGCGAAGGAGGCTCGCTGTGA
- a CDS encoding isocitrate lyase/PEP mutase family protein, which produces MNIQEKGAELRRLHDDAALLQLVNVWDVASARVIAGLPGTRALATASHSIAAMYGYEDGEHIPLDLMLEAVSRIVADTELPVTADLEAGYGDAGETARRAIGVGVVGMNLEDQLKPLDESVAAVAAVVRASDAEGVPFALNARTDAFLRGTARSVDENVADAIERGRAFLDQGATCVFVPGRLDAETVARLVAGIGERKVSVIGHPGSLPPAELERLGVARISYGPWSQRVALTALADAAESLYSGGTLAASTRILN; this is translated from the coding sequence ATGAACATCCAGGAGAAGGGCGCCGAGCTGCGCCGCCTGCACGACGACGCCGCGCTGCTGCAGCTGGTCAACGTCTGGGATGTCGCCTCCGCACGCGTGATCGCCGGGCTTCCCGGGACGCGTGCGCTCGCGACCGCCAGCCACTCCATCGCCGCGATGTACGGCTATGAGGACGGCGAGCACATCCCGCTCGACCTCATGCTCGAAGCGGTTTCGCGCATCGTCGCCGACACGGAGCTTCCCGTCACTGCTGATCTCGAAGCCGGCTACGGCGATGCCGGCGAGACCGCGCGGCGCGCGATCGGGGTCGGCGTCGTCGGAATGAACCTCGAAGATCAGCTGAAGCCCCTCGACGAGTCCGTCGCCGCGGTGGCGGCGGTCGTGCGCGCATCCGACGCCGAGGGCGTACCTTTCGCACTGAATGCGCGAACGGACGCGTTCCTGCGCGGCACCGCGCGCAGCGTCGACGAGAACGTCGCAGACGCGATCGAACGCGGCCGAGCCTTCCTCGACCAGGGCGCGACGTGCGTCTTCGTCCCCGGGCGGCTCGATGCCGAGACCGTCGCGCGCCTGGTCGCCGGAATCGGCGAGCGCAAGGTCAGCGTGATCGGGCATCCGGGGTCCCTTCCGCCCGCCGAACTCGAACGGCTCGGTGTCGCCCGAATCTCGTACGGACCATGGTCGCAGCGCGTCGCACTCACCGCGCTGGCCGATGCCGCGGAATCGCTGTACTCAGGCGGTACGCTGGCGGCGAGCACCCGCATCCTGAACTGA
- a CDS encoding LssY C-terminal domain-containing protein, with translation MPQTSVGKTRTRIIRSRSPHVVADNLFFIFGGVSAVWLAVIVLTESFRWGWFLILFFLLFWVMLAYLVLPRLHRILTSIYVPDYFIGRTRTSDGLLGDPINLALIGSDAQVDAAMRRANWIRADDVTLASSRRIIASTLLRRSYDEAPVSPLFLFGHQQDLAYQQEVEGNPAKRHHVRFWRTPDGWLLPGGRSVEWLAAGTFDRAVGFSLFTLQITHKIDANTDVERDHIVSSLTARDAPVEVELLRDFSTGYHARNGGGDTIETDGDLPVIDVRHVIAGKESIDVAREVAAARLARVQARPIPTTLGFLLMLLRVVAGLVFIGLTVVDFRGFLQAEVFSQTPSLTPEDQATATWIVAIFLAAVGIWLLLYLWMAILVYRGSDRARIIAMSLSSLAIILSAIDFFNGGAQFTLQNNILGLPLDILVVLALSSQRARMWARRVRSKPAREPVSSTVSSAPTT, from the coding sequence ATGCCGCAGACGTCGGTAGGCAAGACCAGGACGCGAATCATTCGCTCCCGGTCGCCGCACGTCGTCGCCGATAATCTCTTCTTCATCTTCGGTGGTGTCTCGGCGGTCTGGCTCGCCGTCATCGTCCTGACCGAGAGTTTCCGATGGGGCTGGTTCCTCATCCTCTTCTTCCTGCTGTTCTGGGTGATGCTCGCCTACCTGGTGCTGCCGCGGCTTCACCGCATCCTGACCTCGATCTACGTGCCCGACTACTTCATCGGGCGCACGCGCACCAGCGATGGCCTGCTGGGCGACCCGATCAACCTCGCGCTGATCGGGTCGGACGCGCAGGTGGATGCTGCGATGCGCCGGGCGAACTGGATCCGCGCCGACGATGTCACCCTCGCGAGCAGCCGCCGCATCATCGCGTCGACCCTGCTCCGTCGCAGCTATGACGAGGCGCCGGTGAGCCCGCTCTTCCTGTTCGGTCACCAGCAGGACCTCGCGTACCAGCAGGAGGTGGAGGGCAACCCGGCGAAACGTCACCATGTGCGGTTCTGGCGCACACCCGACGGCTGGTTGCTGCCGGGAGGGCGCAGCGTTGAGTGGCTGGCGGCGGGCACGTTCGACCGCGCGGTCGGCTTCTCGCTCTTCACGTTGCAGATCACGCACAAGATCGACGCCAACACCGACGTCGAGCGCGACCACATCGTCTCGTCGCTCACGGCTCGGGATGCGCCCGTCGAGGTCGAGCTCCTGCGCGATTTCTCGACGGGCTACCACGCACGCAACGGCGGCGGCGACACCATCGAGACCGACGGCGACCTGCCCGTGATCGACGTGCGACACGTCATCGCCGGCAAGGAATCGATCGATGTCGCACGGGAGGTCGCGGCGGCGCGGCTGGCACGTGTGCAGGCGCGACCCATCCCGACCACCCTCGGCTTCCTGCTGATGCTGCTCCGGGTCGTCGCAGGGCTCGTGTTCATCGGCCTCACCGTCGTCGACTTCCGCGGCTTCCTGCAGGCCGAAGTCTTCTCACAGACCCCGTCGCTCACGCCCGAGGACCAGGCCACGGCGACCTGGATCGTCGCGATCTTCCTCGCGGCGGTCGGGATATGGCTACTGCTCTACCTGTGGATGGCGATCCTCGTCTACCGGGGTAGCGATCGCGCGCGCATCATCGCGATGAGTCTCAGCAGTCTCGCGATCATCCTCTCCGCCATCGACTTCTTCAACGGTGGCGCGCAGTTCACCCTGCAGAACAACATCCTCGGGTTGCCGCTCGACATCCTGGTCGTGCTCGCACTGTCGAGTCAGCGCGCGCGGATGTGGGCGCGCCGGGTGCGCAGCAAGCCGGCTCGCGAGCCCGTCAGTTCAACGGTTTCTTCGGCCCCGACGACTTGA